In Candidatus Schekmanbacteria bacterium, the following proteins share a genomic window:
- a CDS encoding 30S ribosomal protein S3 → MGQKVHPLGFRLGITKDWDSRWYADKDYAKNVHNDLMIRSFIKKRLERAGVSKIELERASNNLKVDIYSARPGIVIGRKGQEVDKLKNDLRRLTGKIVTVNIHEIKKAEIDAQLVAENIAMQILRRVSYRRAMKRSITSALRYGAQGIKISCAGRLGGAEIARTEWFREGRVPLHTLKADIDYGFAEAKASYGVIGIKVWIYKGDIVTKKESVEKESKQ, encoded by the coding sequence TTGGGCCAGAAAGTTCATCCATTGGGATTTAGGTTGGGAATAACAAAAGATTGGGATTCCCGTTGGTATGCTGATAAGGATTATGCAAAAAATGTGCATAATGACCTTATGATTAGAAGTTTTATCAAGAAACGGCTTGAAAGAGCCGGTGTTTCCAAGATAGAGCTTGAAAGAGCATCGAATAATCTTAAGGTCGATATCTATTCGGCAAGGCCCGGAATTGTCATAGGAAGAAAAGGTCAAGAAGTTGACAAGCTGAAGAATGACCTTAGGCGGTTAACAGGAAAGATTGTTACAGTTAATATTCATGAAATTAAGAAAGCTGAAATAGATGCCCAATTAGTTGCTGAAAATATTGCTATGCAGATATTGAGAAGAGTTTCGTATAGGCGCGCAATGAAAAGAAGTATTACCTCAGCGCTTCGTTATGGTGCGCAAGGAATTAAAATAAGTTGTGCAGGGCGTCTTGGCGGAGCAGAAATTGCTAGAACGGAATGGTTTAGAGAAGGACGAGTTCCCCTGCATACTTTGAAAGCGGATATCGATTATGGTTTTGCAGAGGCAAAAGCATCTTACGGAGTTATAGGGATTAAGGTTTGGATTTATAAGGGTGATATTGTTACCAAAAAGGAATCGGTAGAGAAGGAAAGCAAACAATAG
- a CDS encoding 50S ribosomal protein L22 — MAKKKKTIRDEINAEVKARFVRVAPRKARLVADMIRGKMVNDAFSILEFSPQKSAEIIKKLIKSGVANIMNNAETKKIDIDPDKLYIKETFVNEGPDMKRLNPRAFGRADIVRKRSSHITVVLGEK, encoded by the coding sequence ATGGCTAAGAAAAAGAAAACAATAAGAGATGAAATAAATGCTGAAGTTAAAGCCCGTTTTGTGCGGGTAGCACCAAGAAAAGCTCGTCTTGTTGCTGATATGATAAGAGGCAAAATGGTTAATGATGCTTTCTCCATTTTGGAGTTTTCTCCTCAGAAATCAGCAGAAATTATCAAGAAGCTCATTAAGTCAGGGGTTGCCAATATAATGAATAATGCAGAGACGAAGAAAATAGATATTGACCCTGACAAACTCTATATTAAGGAAACCTTCGTAAATGAAGGTCCTGATATGAAACGTCTTAATCCACGAGCTTTTGGAAGAGCAGATATTGTCAGGAAAAGAAGCAGTCATATTACAGTTGTGCTTGGTGAAAAATAG
- a CDS encoding 30S ribosomal protein S19, translated as MPRSVSKGPFVDKHLLKKIESLSGARGGQKVIKTWSRRSTIIPEFVGFTIAVHNGKKFIPVYITENMVGHKLGEFAPTRTFRGHAGKKSEKAAKVGKK; from the coding sequence ATGCCACGTTCAGTATCTAAAGGTCCTTTTGTAGATAAGCATTTATTGAAGAAAATAGAATCGCTGTCAGGAGCTCGAGGGGGCCAAAAAGTAATAAAAACATGGTCGAGAAGGAGTACTATTATACCCGAATTTGTTGGCTTTACTATTGCTGTGCATAATGGAAAAAAGTTTATTCCAGTTTATATAACTGAAAATATGGTTGGCCACAAACTCGGCGAATTTGCGCCAACAAGAACTTTTAGAGGCCATGCAGGAAAAAAGAGTGAAAAAGCGGCAAAGGTAGGAAAGAAATAA
- a CDS encoding 50S ribosomal protein L2 has product MPVLKYKPTSPGRRFQTRLVIPELTKKEHEKSLLLPLKKTGGRNNNGRITARHRGGGHKRKYRIIDFKRDKIGIKAKVTSIEYDPNRTALIALLCYSDGEKRYILCPSGVKVGDVLCSGPDAEIRDGNAMQLKRIPTGSIIHNIEMKPGKGGQLVRSAGMGAQLLAKDGPYAQIKMPSGEIRMISKECMATIGQIGNVEQENVSLGKAGRNRWLGRRPHVRGVAMNPVDHPHGGGEGRTSGGRHPCTPWGVPTKGYKTVKSKQSDKYIVKRRK; this is encoded by the coding sequence ATGCCAGTATTAAAATATAAACCGACATCACCGGGAAGAAGATTTCAGACAAGGCTCGTTATTCCTGAGCTGACTAAAAAAGAGCATGAAAAATCGCTTCTTCTCCCATTGAAAAAAACTGGTGGCCGCAACAACAATGGAAGAATTACAGCAAGGCATAGAGGTGGAGGCCATAAGAGAAAGTACAGAATCATCGATTTCAAAAGAGATAAGATAGGAATCAAAGCAAAGGTAACTTCTATAGAATATGATCCTAACAGGACAGCCTTGATAGCTCTGCTTTGTTATAGTGATGGTGAAAAAAGATATATTCTTTGTCCATCAGGGGTAAAGGTAGGCGATGTATTGTGCAGTGGTCCTGATGCAGAGATTCGTGATGGTAATGCAATGCAGTTGAAAAGAATACCAACTGGTTCCATTATTCATAATATTGAAATGAAGCCGGGAAAGGGAGGACAACTTGTTAGAAGTGCTGGTATGGGTGCCCAGCTTTTGGCAAAGGATGGTCCCTATGCTCAGATAAAAATGCCATCAGGTGAAATTAGAATGATTAGCAAAGAATGTATGGCAACGATAGGTCAAATTGGCAATGTTGAACAGGAAAATGTTTCGCTTGGAAAGGCAGGAAGAAACAGATGGTTAGGAAGAAGACCTCATGTCAGAGGTGTGGCAATGAATCCTGTTGACCATCCACATGGAGGAGGAGAGGGAAGGACATCGGGAGGCAGACATCCATGCACTCCATGGGGAGTTCCTACAAAGGGATATAAAACTGTTAAAAGCAAACAAAGCGATAAATATATTGTGAAGAGGAGGAAATAA
- a CDS encoding 50S ribosomal protein L23, with protein sequence MQLNNFEIIRYPILTEKSNLQKDTQNKVTFLVHSKANKIQIKSAVEAIFNVSVEKVNIQCRKGKRKRFGRHEGKRPDTKKAVVTLKEGHKIEIFEGV encoded by the coding sequence TTGCAGTTAAACAATTTTGAGATAATAAGGTATCCAATTTTAACGGAAAAAAGCAACCTTCAAAAGGATACACAAAATAAAGTTACATTTTTAGTTCACAGCAAAGCAAATAAGATTCAGATAAAAAGTGCTGTGGAAGCAATTTTCAATGTGTCTGTGGAAAAGGTCAATATCCAGTGCCGCAAAGGCAAAAGGAAAAGATTTGGACGGCATGAAGGAAAAAGGCCTGACACTAAAAAAGCTGTGGTGACATTGAAGGAAGGACATAAAATAGAAATTTTTGAAGGTGTATAA
- a CDS encoding 50S ribosomal protein L4, producing MIKIVNNKNEEIGKVELPLSDKDSRNEKALKLIQQSVVSKLAGERSGTAYAKPRGAVAYSTKKLYRQKGTGRARAGSRRSPVRIGGGTIFGPLPRDYSFTIPKKMRKSALRNAFKIKIEEENLIVVDNFGLEEIKTREMNAILKRLGVNRSALLLLAERDEIVEKSARNISGVKVMNLKHPNAYDILRYEKVILLQKDVDLLKEVLNCS from the coding sequence ATGATCAAAATTGTTAACAACAAAAATGAAGAAATAGGAAAGGTTGAGTTGCCCCTTTCAGATAAGGATAGCCGAAATGAAAAAGCATTGAAGCTCATTCAGCAAAGTGTAGTAAGCAAGCTCGCAGGTGAAAGAAGCGGCACTGCTTATGCAAAACCAAGAGGAGCTGTTGCTTATAGTACAAAGAAGCTATACAGGCAAAAAGGGACAGGAAGGGCTCGTGCCGGGTCCAGGAGGTCTCCTGTCAGAATCGGAGGGGGTACGATTTTTGGACCTCTTCCAAGAGATTATTCATTTACGATACCGAAAAAAATGCGTAAATCTGCATTGAGGAATGCATTTAAAATCAAAATTGAAGAAGAAAATCTCATAGTTGTTGATAATTTTGGCTTGGAAGAAATCAAAACGAGAGAGATGAATGCAATTTTAAAAAGACTTGGAGTAAATCGTTCAGCATTACTGCTTTTGGCAGAGAGAGATGAAATTGTTGAGAAATCAGCACGCAATATAAGTGGTGTAAAGGTTATGAATTTAAAGCATCCTAACGCATATGATATTTTGCGCTATGAAAAGGTGATATTACTTCAAAAGGATGTTGACCTTCTCAAGGAGGTATTAAATTGCAGTTAA